The nucleotide window AAACACCTTATTTGATATGACTTAAATGGATACACTTTTGCTCGCTCGAATCCATTGAACCGAAGGATCGATCCAACGTTCGTCCTGCAATCAGTCTCACAAGGAAAGTTGTGCGACGAGCAATTTGTGGTGCGCCGCCAATACTCCAACGAGCTGTCCAGTCTCCATCCACTATAGGCCCACACAAACACTTCCATTCCTTCCAATAGCAAGCTGGCAGCAGAGCTGGCCGATGTACGATAAGGGAAGACGACCCAACCCACCACCTCTCTCCTGGGCTTCTAGACGAGGAAAGTGGGAACACCACTGGTGTCTTCCCCCGACGCACTATCTTCTTATGGTGCGACAGATACAATCCAACTTCGACGGTCATCGTATCCCCCACGCCGCTAAATTGGACCGCACTACATTCATCGTCAAAAAGAATCAACCAATACTGTGTACCCTAAGCCATGACCGCTGCTATCTTCTTCATTTTGTATGATTCTTGATTTGCTGTAACAAATGACTGCACCGACGCCAACCATCGATGCTTATATGCTCGACACGCGTTTAGGGTCGCCGGCCCGGGCCTTCCTGCTCCGCCGCCTGGACCGCCGGCGCTCCCTCGGGTCCTTGGACTGGCCCCACTCGTAGAACCTGCTCTGCTCCGACGGAACGATGTCGCAGTCGGGGAAGGCGACCGGGTACCGGTTGGTGTCGTAGCAGCAGGAGTACGTCATGTAGCGCTCGCGGAAACGGCGCATGGCCGCGCGCTTCTTGGGCGTCATGAGCGCGAAATCGGCGGCCAGGAGCTCGTCGTTGGCCTCCGCGCAACGCCGGGCGGCGGCGGAGTCCACCTGCTGGATCGGGTCGGCGCGGCAGCCCCGGAGAACGAGGTCGGAGAAGTCGGAGACGAAGGGCTCGTACTTGTAGTTGACTTTGTACTTGCCGTTGCCGGTGGCCCAGGTGGAGCCATCCCATATGGTGGCATAGACGGACATAGGCTTCGACGGGTAGTCGCCGCCCATGGCGTCGCTCCGGACCACGTCCCTGATCGGGGTATCGTCCACGTAGAATCTGCAACACCATTTTGGTCAGAACAagagaacagagagagagagagagagagagagagagagagagaggcagagcACCATGCATACATGATAAGTTGTGAGGTCCAGAGGATGGAGTATCGGTGAGCCTCGGCGGTGGGATCGAACGGAAGGACGTACCGCTCCTCGCGGCCTCGGCTGGTGCTGCCGTTGCCGTAGACATTGGTCTGTATCCTCCAGTCTTTCCCTCTTACATTGCCCAGAAACTCGAAGTCAAGTTCATCATGCGTCTTCTCAAACAGATCTCCATTGGAAGTCTGCAAACAGAGCACATAACATATCCGATTAATCTCTCTCCCTCAGTAATAATATTCACATCTAATCGAGTTAATGCTACTAAATGATTGACTTTAAGGATCATATCAGAAAAGAATCGATTTCTTGAACCGTTCAAAGAACGCGTGCGGATACTGCACCGATGTTGTGTGAACACGGAAAAGCTTAGTTGTCTTTCATGTGGTGTTCGTATCACTGTCTCGAAAACGTGAATCATGAAATCGTTCACAAAGGTACATAGAATTCCACCATTCAACATTACGATAAACCATCAAATCCGATAAATCATGTATTATATTACATATTTTCTATATTATGTGATCAATTCAGATGCCAAATTATTATTACTATGAGAAAAATAATTACAGTTCAACCAGAAAAGCAAATTCGGTGGAATTAATGATAGGGAAGGAACTCACGTAGAAGGCGACGACGACGCCGGCGGTGTAATCCGACGGCAGCTTGATGGAGGCGCTGAAGAATCCGTGATGGTACATATCGTTCGATACGAAGCCCGATCCTAAACCACAACCACAAAAACAACTCGATTACAAAGGACGCGTCGGCGACAAAGATGGGGTCAGGGTCGGGGTGGGGTGAGTACCGGAGTAGCGGTTGAGGCTGAGGCGGGCGGTGCGACCATCGGAGGAGCGGACGAGGTTGTCGTTGCCGAAGAGGTGGGAGAAGCCCTCGTCGAAGGTCACAGTGTTCACGTCGAACGCCGCCGTCACCGTCACGACGCACGAGAGCAGGACGACGGCCGAAATCATCGCCATCCGCCAAGTATTCTCTCCGCTCTGCAATCCGAGTGTAACTATGGATGTCGACGTCGTCGGCTTCCGTCTTCTTATAGAGAGGGGTGGGGAATCGGTGGGTGGACGGAAAGTGGAGGGACGGATTGATCTGGCAACCAATACTTCCATACCGTGCCGCGCTGCTTCGTGCGTCCACTTTGTTGACTCAGACGCGGTTGGGGAACTACTCGCGTCGCACACGTTTCTTGAGCGGTTCGAACGCCATGGTCGGTGGGTGGCCACTGATCGCGCCACTGATTCGTCGTTTACGAGAAAGGAAGGGATATTAAAGAATATTGCGACACAATAATCTTTGATATCTTAGACATCAAACCAAAGGCAGCAGACGAACGCCAATCTGTCGCTTCCGCTTGCTCCGCCATCATTCCACCACGCTTGTAGATCGAAAGGGCAAACGCTGGGCGGCTCGCAAGCTGGCGTTGATCGAACCGCATAAGGTTCATGCGCCACCGCTGACGAATTTAATTGGATGCAGTAAATGAAGTTAGAAACGCACAGAACACGGCATCGTtggacttcccggagtctattggTGGGAGATTGAATCGAGGGAGGGGAAGCTACAGAGAGCCTATAAAGAGTTTACTCCACTTGCAATCGGCATCAAGGATTTGAAATAGCCCTTTTAGACTATCGTCATCTAGAAATTGTTCGTCCCGAGATGGAAGACTCAATTTTGCCACAAAAGCTCCCATGCGGCTTTGATTTCGTCGCTCAGCAATGATCGATGTTGAAGCATTGCGTTTATCGATGGAGCAGAGGAGGAGCACCGGGGAGGACCGAGCAGCAGACACAACACCCAACCAAATGTCCCTCTCCTCCGACCAAACATTCCATGATGTTAGATTTATTGGGTGTACTAATGTCGTGTGTTTGGAGAAGTGGGACATCATGAACGAGTGAGTTCTCGGATTCATACCCACGCTCTCTGAGGAACGTTGCACGCTAGCGGGGATGAAGCTGTCGCCTCCGGACGCTCTGCGTTGCCATGATTGCTAGGAAGACTCCGAGAAGGCTGGTGATCACTTGGGCCATGCAGAGGAAGCCTCGAAAACAGACCTGAAACAAAGTGACTTTTCTCTCGTTTCAGAAGCTGTGGGAATCAAAAGAAACAAAGACATCTCACATCATATCGATTTTAGTTGTTTATTGTGTTGAGAATTGATTTATAATAGTTATTTAGAAAGTTATCATATTCTAAATAGTTATAGATATGTTGTAAGTAGTAACCCATCTGTGGAAGTTATATGGTAGTTTTTATATCTAACTTAATCATGAGTGACATGATGGAGTGATATATTTACCTCtagatcctataaataggatcatagttcatgaagcaagatagtGTGTATGCacttaaaaatatcttataagtGTTGTATGTCTTTCCTCttgtttaaatactacatcgattttcttgatcgaaaggattctttttaattgcataatagtattttatttttatcatttccttGCTCATTCGTCCTCAATATTTGTAATATCATAGCTCAATTTCAATCTGAACTAGCCATTATGACTTTCAATGGGAATTTCATATCGTAACCCCTTATTCTCATTTTCTCGGACGAATGCAATGAATTTTAGAATATCAAGATGAAGATTTTATTCAAGTCTTAAGATCTTTGGGACTAAATAGAAAATGGATATGCAAATCCAGATGAAGAAATCAAgccgagggagaatagaaagaaggactcaaatgcATTGttattcattcaacaagctgtacatgagataaTCTTCACAAGAATTGTagtagcgacaacctcaaagcaagcttggttgatacttcaaaatgaatttcaaagctCATTAAGGGTGATTGCGGTAAAACTTCATACCCTTCgtcatgagtttgaaattttattcatgaaaagcaatgaattggtgtaagattttctttctcaagtgattaaaattgttagtcaaataaaatcttatgatgaatgtcttcctaatcatataattgttgcaaaattttttaaaagtttAACTCCAAAATTTGATCATATTATTGTCGCAATTGAGAGTCAAAATATTTATCTACATTTTTATTTGATAAACTAATGGGTTCTTTGCAAGCACATAAAGCAAGGTTGAACATATCACTTGAAAAAAGTAAAGAAAGGTCATTTCAGGTTAAgagagagtcttctacttcaaaagaagataaaaaatcagcAGGATGAGGACATGGTAGAGGAGGATTTTGTGGTAGAGAAAATGGAAAAGGGATAGAAAGATGatactttgatgggcatgatgaacaaaagaaatcaaattataataaaaaaactacaaaagtggaattcaatattactattgtaaaaagtttggtcatatgaaggcagattgctgaaaaagaaaaacactgtagaggaaaataaagaaaataataagttATTTATGACTCGTTCACAAGTTattaatgatatctcaaatgatatttggtttttggatagtagatgttctaatcatatgtgaaGCATAAGATCAATATTCagaaatattgatgaaactcataagTTTAAAGTTAGACTTAGAGACAACAAGTAAATCcaagtgaaaagaaaaaaaacaattaaGGTGAAGATAAATCAACGGAAggaaaaataccttgataatgttttctttgttcctagttTATCGCATAACTTGTTGATTGTTGACCAATTGAtatatgatggatattcagttatatttgatgatgatttatgtattattaaagataaaaaatctagtTTAATTACAGTTAATGTTTGCATGACGCAAATCAAGATGTTTCTATTTGATGTTTCAAATGTTGAAAAACATGCTCTTAttgcaactcaaaagaatgagtataATTTGtagcatttaagatatggacaccttaacattaagggtttaaggttgttaaataaataataataattttcggattgtctaaaattaatatacttgatgtatgtgaaggatgcatttatgacaaataaagtaaaaaattatttcctGTTAGAAAAGGatagagagcatctaattgtcttgaattaattcgtgCTAatatatgtggacctatgaatacaaaatcatttggtaaaagtcaatattttttattgtttactgatgattatagctacatgagttgggtatattttttaaattaaaatttaaaatatttgataatttttaaaaattcaaggtacttgtagaaaggcaaagtgaTAGATATGTAAAGATACTTTAGACAGATAGAGATGGTGAATTTTTATGTaataagtttaattatttttgtgaagaaaattgtATTCATAGAAAATTGATGGTACTATATACACTAAAGCAAAATAGTATAGCTGAACTTAAGAATTGAACTATCATTGAAAtagcaagaagtttgcttaaaggaaaacacacATTCCAAATTGTTTTTGGGCAGAAGCAATTATAacaacagtttatttgttgaatatttcaccaataaaGGCTATTATAAATTAAACTTCGGTCGAGACTTGGTATGGTATAAAACCAAGTGTAAGTCATTTAAGAaattttggttgtattgcttatgtttTGGTGAATTTACAAAattatcacaagcttgatgaaaaatatgataaatgcatcttaattggttattccttataATCCAAAGCATATCAATTATGTAATCCTGTTAGTGGCAAAATTATTATTAAcataaatgttatgtttgatgaaaagaCAAGTTA belongs to Musa acuminata AAA Group cultivar baxijiao chromosome BXJ1-11, Cavendish_Baxijiao_AAA, whole genome shotgun sequence and includes:
- the LOC135597462 gene encoding probable xyloglucan endotransglucosylase/hydrolase protein 30, which codes for MAMISAVVLLSCVVTVTAAFDVNTVTFDEGFSHLFGNDNLVRSSDGRTARLSLNRYSGSGFVSNDMYHHGFFSASIKLPSDYTAGVVVAFYTSNGDLFEKTHDELDFEFLGNVRGKDWRIQTNVYGNGSTSRGREERYVLPFDPTAEAHRYSILWTSQLIIFYVDDTPIRDVVRSDAMGGDYPSKPMSVYATIWDGSTWATGNGKYKVNYKYEPFVSDFSDLVLRGCRADPIQQVDSAAARRCAEANDELLAADFALMTPKKRAAMRRFRERYMTYSCCYDTNRYPVAFPDCDIVPSEQSRFYEWGQSKDPRERRRSRRRSRKARAGDPKRVSSI